A segment of the Deltaproteobacteria bacterium genome:
TGAGCGTCTTTTTGTTCGCGTTTTTGATAGTCTCCATGGAAGGCGGCTCGACGCTGATATCGCCGAGCTCCGCCAGCACCACGTGTACGGCGTCGTGTCCCTCTACCTGCTTCATCTGGTCTAACCAGCGCCGTACGTTGGGGAAGGGCTCGAAATCGTACATGTTAGTAAAGCCTGGTTGCAGCTGCCCGATCTCCACGTACGCGGCAAAGTCGGCCAGCGTAAGTTGTGCACCTGTTACGTATCGGGATTCCGCAAGCCAACCAGACTCGAGTGCGTGGAGTGCGTTCGTAAAGGTCGCTCGCGCAGCCTGTTGAGTCGCTTCCGGAATATTCAGATCCTTGCGAATCTTCGGTGCGACCAACCCGATGGTGGCGTCGCGGACATTGCGATGGTGGTAATGCAGGTACCAGTCCACTTTGGCGCGCAGCCGATGGTCTGCAGGGTACACGTCTTCCCATCCATGCTTGTTACTTAAATAACACATGATGGCGTGCGCCTCGCCAAGCACAAAGCCGGTGTCCCGCTCTTCGATCGTCGGAATTGTCCCGCCAGGATTTTTGGCCAGATAGGCCGGATTTCGGCTACCGGTGTCCCCTTTTGATCCCGGGTTAATCAGTACCATTTCAAACGGCGT
Coding sequences within it:
- a CDS encoding glutathione S-transferase family protein — translated: MSNTTQPVILYGVPFSQPVRAVMWLMLYKRTPFEMVLINPGSKGDTGSRNPAYLAKNPGGTIPTIEERDTGFVLGEAHAIMCYLSNKHGWEDVYPADHRLRAKVDWYLHYHHRNVRDATIGLVAPKIRKDLNIPEATQQAARATFTNALHALESGWLAESRYVTGAQLTLADFAAYVEIGQLQPGFTNMYDFEPFPNVRRWLDQMKQVEGHDAVHVVLAELGDISVEPPSMETIKNANKKTLRVLKEKLGELL